DNA sequence from the Syntrophales bacterium genome:
TTTGTCGAAGCTCTTCTGCGGACGTCCCTCTTCGTAGTCATCCTTTGGCCAGAAACGGGAAGAATCAGGCGTTAGGAGTTCGTCTATCAGGATAAGCTCCTCGTTTAGGATGCCGAATTCCATCTTTGTATCGGCAATGATAATTCCCGCATAATCCGCAATAGCAACGGCCCTTGCATAGATGGCAAGGCTCGTGCGGACGATTTTTGCTGTCATTTCCGCTCCGATCAGCTTTTCCATCCCCGTGCGATTGATTGGCATATCGTGCTCTCCGTCCGGCGCCTTTGTCGAGGGGGTGAAAATGGCTTCCGGCAGCCGGGATGATTCTTTGAGCCCTGCCGGCAGCATTATGCCGGAAACAGTCTTTCCACTTTGGTAATCCTTCCATCCGGAGCCGCTCAAATAGCCGCGGACAACGCATTCAACCAGCAAGGGCTTTGCCTTTTTGACCAGCATGCTCCGGCCTTTCAGTATGTCCTTATAGGGGGCGCACTCCACGGGATATTCATCAGGATTCGTCGAAATTAGATGATTGGCGATGATATCCTCCGTTTTTTTGAACCAGAAGGCGGACATCTTTGTCAGCACCTCCCCCTTGCCCGGGACGGGGTTCGGCATAATATGGTCAAAGGCGGATATCCGATCCGTTGTTACAATCAAAAGGTGCGTATTCAGGTCATATATGTCGCGCACCTTTCCCGTGCCGGATAGCATCATTCCCGGAAAATCCGTTTTCATGATTCCTTGGCTGTCCATGTTGATCTCCTTTTAAAAATCACGCAGAAAGGGGTTATATTTTTTTTCATGACCAATCGTCGAACTAGGGGAACTTCCATAATTATGGCCGGGAAACACCACGGTTTCATCAGGAAGGATGAGCAGTTTATTTTGGATGGAAGCGAACATTGTATCCCAGGAACCGCCAGGAAGGTCGGTCCGGCCTACAGCCTCGACAAACAATGTGTCGCCGGTAAAGGCGTATCCATCGACAAACAGAACCATGCTTCCCGGAGAATGGCCGGGGGTGTGGATAACCCGGAGCTTTATCCCCCCAACCTGGATCATGTCGCCATCGGTAACCGTCTGGTCCGCGGGAGGCGATGGTTGGGCGTCAAACATTCGCAGCAGCTCTGCCGGGGTGTGAATCAGCATATCCGCATCGTCCTCGTGGATGATGATTTTTGCGCCGGTTATCCTTTTCATGTCCGCATTGCCGCCGATATGATCCACGTGGCCGTGCGTATTCACTATAGCGCTGATCCGGACGTTGTGTTTCGCCGCCAAGCCGATTATTCCTTCCGTATCGGCCGCTGGATCTATTACCAGCGCTTCCCCGGAAGCTTCGTCTCCCACAAGGTAGGAGAAAACCCCTATATGCCCGACCTGCCGTTGTTCGATAAACATTTTCATTCCCTCCCCGCTGCTAACGGTATTTATAAGGCGGTGAAAGCTATCACTCTTGTTGAATAAAGTCAATGCTATTTGCCGATTGCAATCCAACTGCAGTGGCCATGATCGTAAAAAGTGACAGTTCCAAATTGTTATCTGTTCCGGACAAAAACAGCGCCGAAAAAGCCGTCCAGAAAGTGGCGGTGCGGAAATGTGCGCAAAAAGCCTGCCGCCGTTATTATCTCGGAGGGGAGATTTATAGGGTGGGTCAGCTTGAAGCGCTTATCGGATTTGAGGAAATCGGCGACGATCTCCTCTGTTTCTTCCGGAGTGGTTGTACAGACACAGTAAACGAGACTGCCGCCGGAGCGGACGCACTCAGCGGCATTTTTCAGCAAACTCTTTTGCGTCTGCTGTAATGCCGAGATATCCTGGCGGGTAAGACGCCAGCGAATCTCCGGGTTTCTGCGCAACGTGCCGAGTCCGGAACAGGGTGCATCCACCAGCACCTTGTCGAACATTGCGCTTACGGACGCACTCTTTTTGGCGCCATCGCCCTGAACAATCCGGACAATCTTGACCCCGAGCCGGGTTGCCTCTGCCGTAAGCTGGTTAAGTTTAGCGCGATTTTTATCGACCGCGGTTATTTCCCCCCTGTTTTGCATAAGCGCCGCAATATGGAGTGTTTTTCCTCCCGCGCCGGCGCAGAGATCAAGCATCTGTTCGCCCGGTTGGGGGGCAACAAGATGGGCAATTAGCTGGGAGGACTCATCCTGCACCCGGATCATTCCCTGGCGAAAGGCGTCTGTCTCGCGGAGCCCTGAGTAATTATCGTAAATGATAATCCCTTCCGGGGAAAACGGCGCAGATTTAGCGGCAATGCCATCTTTTTTCAGCGCTGAAATCATCTCATCTCTTGATATTTTCAGTGTGTTTACCCGGATGGTTAAGGGTGGAATCTCGTTGTTGGCCCGGCAGATGGCGGTGGTCTCCTCTGCCCCGTACAGCTTCCGCCAACGTTCCACTATCCAGGTCGGGTGAGAATACAGGACGCTGATCGCACTTATGAAATCTCCGGCGATCTCCGGCCAGACAATCCGCTCCTTCTTTCTGATAATGTTGCGCAATATGGCGTTTACAAGACCAGCCGCCTGGGGGCGGATATTTTGCGCTATCTCGACGGCCTCATTGACCGCGGCAAAAGGGGGAATCCGGTCGGTAGCGAGGAGCTGATACACCCCTGTCCGGAGGATGTTGCGGACCGGTATTTCCATCGAGTCAAAATTTCCCGTGTATATTCCTGCTATTGCCCAGTCCAGTTTGTTTCTGTTTCTCAGGACGCCATAGACCAGCTCGGTTATAAGCCCCTTGTCTTGCCGGTTTATGAGATTATTTCCGGAGAGATAAGAGTCGAGAAGCGGCTCCGCATAAGCGCCTTTCAGCTCTATGCGGTTGAGGATTTCCACGGCAATGCCGCGCGCCGACAGGGCTTTTTTTACATTTTCCGTCATATCCGGCCGATCTTTTCTCCTGCCGAAACAGGCGCTCCTCGTAGAAAATCATCGATGCTCATTCTCTTTTTCCCTTCCATCTGCACATCGGTCAGATAAACGCAACCGTTTGCCGCGGCGATGCAGAGGGCGCCATCTCTCTTGCCGATTATTACCCCCGGCGCCTCTGAGGTCGGGGTAGTCTTTGCCGTCGCGGAAAAGATCTTGAGTTTCTTCTGATGAAAAAAGGTGTATGCGCAAGGGGCAGGGGAGAGCCCGCGGATGAGCCTGGCGATTTTCTGGCAGTCAGCTTCCCAATGGATCATGCCTATTTCGCGGTCCAGCGGAGGGGCAAATGTGGCAAGCGAGTGATCCTGCCTCT
Encoded proteins:
- a CDS encoding phosphoribosylaminoimidazolesuccinocarboxamide synthase, coding for MDSQGIMKTDFPGMMLSGTGKVRDIYDLNTHLLIVTTDRISAFDHIMPNPVPGKGEVLTKMSAFWFKKTEDIIANHLISTNPDEYPVECAPYKDILKGRSMLVKKAKPLLVECVVRGYLSGSGWKDYQSGKTVSGIMLPAGLKESSRLPEAIFTPSTKAPDGEHDMPINRTGMEKLIGAEMTAKIVRTSLAIYARAVAIADYAGIIIADTKMEFGILNEELILIDELLTPDSSRFWPKDDYEEGRPQKSFDKQFLRDYLLSIGWNQKPPAPELPAAIVAKTADKYREALNRLVR
- a CDS encoding MBL fold metallo-hydrolase; its protein translation is MFIEQRQVGHIGVFSYLVGDEASGEALVIDPAADTEGIIGLAAKHNVRISAIVNTHGHVDHIGGNADMKRITGAKIIIHEDDADMLIHTPAELLRMFDAQPSPPADQTVTDGDMIQVGGIKLRVIHTPGHSPGSMVLFVDGYAFTGDTLFVEAVGRTDLPGGSWDTMFASIQNKLLILPDETVVFPGHNYGSSPSSTIGHEKKYNPFLRDF
- the rsmB gene encoding 16S rRNA (cytosine(967)-C(5))-methyltransferase RsmB, which codes for MTENVKKALSARGIAVEILNRIELKGAYAEPLLDSYLSGNNLINRQDKGLITELVYGVLRNRNKLDWAIAGIYTGNFDSMEIPVRNILRTGVYQLLATDRIPPFAAVNEAVEIAQNIRPQAAGLVNAILRNIIRKKERIVWPEIAGDFISAISVLYSHPTWIVERWRKLYGAEETTAICRANNEIPPLTIRVNTLKISRDEMISALKKDGIAAKSAPFSPEGIIIYDNYSGLRETDAFRQGMIRVQDESSQLIAHLVAPQPGEQMLDLCAGAGGKTLHIAALMQNRGEITAVDKNRAKLNQLTAEATRLGVKIVRIVQGDGAKKSASVSAMFDKVLVDAPCSGLGTLRRNPEIRWRLTRQDISALQQTQKSLLKNAAECVRSGGSLVYCVCTTTPEETEEIVADFLKSDKRFKLTHPINLPSEIITAAGFLRTFPHRHFLDGFFGAVFVRNR